Proteins co-encoded in one Gemmatimonadales bacterium genomic window:
- a CDS encoding MBL fold metallo-hydrolase: protein MRLTFLGTGTSFGVPQVGCGCAVCRSDDPRDRRTRTGALLRSGDTTLLLDSPPELRLQLLGQGVSTLSAVLYTHEHADHTAGIDDLRIFTIRSKRHLPIYGPPETLERLASSYRYIFDPGVTAFEGTSKPHLEPHPLEPGVATSVAGIPVLPLAFPHGHLRVYGYRFGPLAYLTDVKEVGTVEQAALQGVEVLVLNALWWRPHPTHMSIDEAVALSRALGAKRTYLTHLTHETGHAELAARLPAGVSPAHDGLTVEVSP, encoded by the coding sequence ATGCGCCTGACCTTCCTCGGCACCGGCACATCCTTTGGCGTGCCGCAGGTCGGCTGCGGGTGTGCTGTCTGTCGGTCCGATGACCCACGCGACCGCCGCACCCGCACGGGGGCGCTGCTCCGGTCCGGCGACACGACACTGCTCCTCGACAGCCCGCCGGAACTCCGGCTGCAACTCCTCGGGCAGGGGGTCTCCACGCTTTCGGCCGTGCTCTACACCCACGAGCATGCCGACCACACCGCCGGGATCGACGACCTTCGGATCTTCACGATCCGGAGCAAGCGTCACCTCCCCATCTACGGCCCCCCTGAGACGCTGGAACGACTGGCGTCGTCCTATCGCTACATCTTCGACCCCGGCGTCACCGCCTTCGAGGGAACCTCCAAGCCGCATCTCGAGCCGCATCCGCTCGAACCCGGCGTGGCGACGTCCGTGGCGGGGATCCCGGTCCTCCCGCTGGCCTTCCCGCACGGCCATCTTCGGGTATACGGGTACCGGTTCGGCCCGCTCGCGTACCTGACCGACGTGAAGGAGGTCGGGACGGTGGAGCAGGCGGCGCTGCAGGGTGTCGAGGTCCTGGTCCTGAACGCCCTCTGGTGGCGGCCGCATCCGACGCACATGAGCATTGACGAGGCGGTGGCGCTCTCCCGCGCGCTCGGGGCGAAGCGGACCTACTTGACCCACCTGACGCACGAGACGGGACATGCCGAGCTGGCGGCACGGCTTCCGGCAGGCGTGTCGCCCGCGCACGACGGACTGACTGTGGAGGTCTCCCCATGA
- a CDS encoding YtxH domain-containing protein, which translates to MARHEDDEVVYVREDGGSGVKWFLAGAALGGALALLFAPHSGEHTRRIIQRKARDLRDLAEDGLEDLGERFEEGKDRVRDEAERVRDAVRDRVDDVRERASDARDAVRGAGHSAREELERRLADARVRRRAAAMADDEEPVI; encoded by the coding sequence ATGGCACGACATGAGGACGACGAAGTGGTCTACGTGAGAGAAGACGGCGGTTCCGGCGTGAAGTGGTTCCTGGCCGGGGCGGCGCTGGGCGGTGCGCTTGCGCTGCTCTTCGCCCCGCACAGCGGTGAGCACACGCGGCGCATCATCCAGCGCAAGGCGCGCGACCTGCGCGATCTCGCCGAGGACGGGCTCGAGGACCTGGGGGAGCGGTTCGAGGAGGGGAAGGATCGGGTGCGTGACGAGGCGGAGCGGGTCCGGGACGCGGTGCGAGACCGGGTGGACGACGTGCGGGAACGGGCCAGTGACGCGCGGGATGCCGTCCGCGGCGCCGGCCACTCCGCGCGGGAGGAACTCGAGCGGCGGCTGGCCGACGCGCGGGTCCGCCGGCGCGCAGCCGCGATGGCCGACGACGAGGAACCGGTCATCTGA
- a CDS encoding YihY/virulence factor BrkB family protein gives MADENHVPFLASALTFDALLAAVPFVLLLLIGLTELAQPWAGSGAIDLPHFFESFLPRHDMTAGHDPFFLLEEILGNIALYGGKISLYAVPAFLWFSTRLFASIRTALNQMYDVSVRPPKRRHFLVGYLLSKLRDVGMVILTLGVFLLTTAVTAGIRVARAYGEVDSPLVGFFFSSFGRWIPEVLGLTLTFTLFFLLYKYSSLRRIDTQAALVASAFGALAFEVAKRLFAMYLGRVAMVQTVSVDFHLTALILTVLWVWYTALVFLMGGIVAETWQLRTMQQQQRAILT, from the coding sequence GTGGCCGACGAGAACCACGTTCCCTTCTTGGCGAGCGCGCTCACCTTCGACGCGCTCCTGGCCGCCGTGCCCTTTGTCCTGCTCCTGCTCATCGGCTTGACCGAGCTGGCCCAGCCCTGGGCGGGCTCCGGGGCCATCGACCTGCCGCACTTCTTCGAGTCGTTCCTTCCGAGGCACGACATGACGGCGGGCCACGATCCCTTCTTCCTGCTCGAGGAGATCCTGGGGAACATCGCGCTCTACGGCGGCAAGATTTCGCTCTACGCCGTGCCCGCCTTCCTCTGGTTCAGCACCCGGCTCTTTGCCAGCATCCGCACCGCGCTCAACCAGATGTACGACGTGAGCGTCCGCCCGCCCAAGCGACGCCACTTTCTCGTGGGCTATCTCCTCAGCAAGCTCCGCGACGTCGGGATGGTCATCCTCACGCTGGGCGTCTTCCTGCTCACCACGGCCGTCACGGCGGGCATCCGCGTCGCACGCGCGTATGGAGAAGTCGACTCGCCGCTGGTGGGCTTCTTCTTTTCCTCGTTCGGGCGGTGGATTCCCGAGGTGCTGGGCCTGACGCTCACCTTCACGCTGTTCTTCCTGCTCTACAAGTACTCCTCGCTCCGACGGATTGACACGCAGGCCGCGCTGGTGGCGTCGGCCTTCGGCGCCCTCGCGTTCGAAGTGGCCAAGCGGCTCTTCGCGATGTACCTGGGGCGCGTGGCGATGGTCCAGACCGTCTCGGTGGACTTCCACCTGACGGCGCTCATCCTGACGGTGCTCTGGGTGTGGTATACGGCGCTGGTGTTCCTGATGGGCGGGATCGTGGCGGAGACCTGGCAACTGCGGACCATGCAACAGCAGCAGCGGGCGATTCTTACTTAG
- the dnaX gene encoding DNA polymerase III subunit gamma/tau has product MAIALARRYRPRRFADLLVQDHVAAALRGAIASGRLGHGYLLTGPRGVGKTTAARILAMALNCERRETVTPAGEPCGECENCLRIWNGSANLDVVEIDAASNRGVDDARELRERAMYAASQEGHHKVYIVDEAHMLTREAWNALLKILEEPPPGVVFVFATTEPAKIFNTAAPVLSRLQRFDFRRIGPAAIRTRLAQVLAEEKLAADDDALTLIARHADGGMRDALSVLDQCLSFGEGAVTAERVREVLGLVGDEQYAEVLKVVTARDPAGVFPLVARLLDAGADLAEFLNGTGEMLRALMMLQVGVEPEEITESLRAALEEYKEQLTEGDVLRMLRLLAESENAVRRSGNARLSVETLLLRWTMMDRTVDLASVLSGAPPASPAAPRPPRPADAAPASPRRKPGSSSTAAQPAPAPAPGPAAPRPRGPAASTGLDLDALITAWDSVVARGRDQGSFLGAALLVCSPVGIQGNVVRLELTEENPMYREALDRQSGAVDEIISAVVGAPARVEVAPPVTAARPERLTEEAVRTERLTKVRKKDPSLDVAATVLDLEVLE; this is encoded by the coding sequence ATGGCCATCGCACTCGCCCGCCGGTACCGCCCACGGCGCTTCGCCGATCTCCTGGTGCAGGATCACGTCGCCGCCGCGCTCCGTGGTGCCATCGCGAGTGGACGCCTTGGCCACGGGTACCTCCTCACCGGCCCCCGCGGCGTCGGCAAGACCACCGCCGCGCGTATCCTCGCCATGGCGCTCAACTGCGAGCGCCGCGAAACCGTCACGCCCGCCGGCGAGCCCTGCGGCGAGTGCGAGAACTGCCTCCGCATCTGGAACGGTTCCGCCAACCTCGACGTGGTCGAAATCGACGCGGCCAGCAACCGCGGGGTCGACGACGCCCGCGAGCTCCGCGAACGCGCCATGTACGCCGCCTCCCAGGAGGGGCACCACAAGGTGTACATCGTGGACGAGGCGCACATGCTCACCCGCGAGGCGTGGAACGCCCTCCTCAAGATCCTCGAGGAGCCGCCCCCGGGCGTGGTGTTCGTCTTCGCCACCACCGAGCCGGCCAAGATCTTCAATACCGCGGCCCCCGTGCTCTCGCGGCTGCAGCGCTTCGACTTCCGTCGCATCGGCCCTGCCGCCATCCGGACCCGCCTCGCGCAGGTGCTCGCCGAGGAGAAGCTCGCCGCCGATGATGACGCGCTGACGCTCATCGCCCGGCACGCCGACGGCGGGATGCGCGACGCCCTCTCCGTCCTCGACCAGTGCCTCTCCTTCGGCGAGGGCGCGGTCACCGCCGAGCGGGTGCGCGAAGTCCTGGGCCTCGTGGGCGACGAGCAGTACGCCGAGGTGCTGAAGGTGGTCACGGCGCGGGACCCCGCCGGGGTCTTCCCGCTGGTGGCGCGGCTCCTGGACGCCGGCGCCGACCTCGCCGAATTCCTGAACGGCACCGGCGAAATGCTGCGCGCGCTGATGATGCTGCAGGTCGGCGTCGAACCTGAGGAAATCACCGAGTCGCTGCGCGCCGCGCTTGAGGAATACAAGGAACAGCTGACCGAAGGCGACGTGCTCCGGATGCTCCGCCTCCTCGCCGAGAGCGAAAACGCCGTCCGCCGCAGCGGCAACGCGCGCCTGTCGGTGGAGACGCTGCTCCTCCGCTGGACGATGATGGACCGCACGGTGGATCTCGCATCGGTGCTCTCCGGTGCACCACCGGCCAGCCCCGCGGCCCCGCGGCCTCCCCGCCCGGCGGATGCCGCGCCGGCGTCACCACGGCGCAAGCCGGGGTCGAGTTCGACCGCAGCGCAGCCGGCGCCCGCACCCGCGCCCGGCCCCGCGGCCCCGCGGCCCCGCGGCCCTGCCGCGTCGACCGGCCTCGACCTCGATGCGCTGATCACCGCGTGGGATTCTGTCGTCGCGCGCGGGCGGGACCAGGGCAGCTTCCTCGGCGCCGCGCTGCTGGTCTGCAGCCCGGTCGGCATCCAGGGCAATGTGGTGCGGCTGGAACTGACTGAGGAGAATCCGATGTATCGCGAGGCGCTCGACCGGCAGTCGGGCGCGGTCGACGAGATCATCTCGGCCGTCGTCGGCGCCCCGGCGCGCGTGGAGGTGGCGCCACCGGTCACCGCGGCGCGTCCGGAGCGATTGACTGAAGAGGCGGTGCGCACCGAGCGGTTGACCAAGGTCCGGAAGAAGGACCCCTCCCTCGACGTGGCGGCCACCGTCCTGGACCTCGAGGTCCTGGAGTAG
- the recR gene encoding recombination mediator RecR, which translates to MRAIEALVTELARLPGIGRKTAQRLTFHLLQQGPEESTRLARALDTVASTVRACAECGYVAEEERCEFCRDARRDAGLICVVEEAASVQAVERSTEFRGRYHVLGGRLSPLDGIGPESLRIDSLLERVRAGGVREVILATNPSMEGEVTATYLHQVLAGEGLRVTRLARGLPMGGDLEYVDGVTLAHALLARQDVAG; encoded by the coding sequence GTGCGGGCCATCGAGGCGCTGGTCACCGAGCTGGCGCGGCTTCCCGGCATCGGGCGGAAGACCGCGCAGCGCCTGACCTTTCACCTCCTGCAGCAGGGGCCGGAGGAGTCGACCCGGCTCGCGCGCGCGCTCGACACCGTCGCGAGCACCGTGCGGGCCTGCGCCGAGTGCGGCTACGTGGCGGAAGAGGAACGGTGCGAGTTCTGCCGCGACGCCCGTCGGGACGCCGGGCTGATCTGCGTTGTCGAGGAAGCGGCGTCGGTGCAGGCGGTGGAGCGCTCCACGGAGTTTCGCGGCCGCTATCACGTCCTCGGCGGGCGGCTCTCGCCGCTCGACGGGATCGGGCCGGAATCGCTCCGCATCGACAGTCTCCTGGAACGGGTGCGGGCCGGGGGCGTGCGCGAGGTGATCCTCGCCACCAACCCGTCGATGGAGGGAGAAGTCACCGCGACCTATCTCCATCAAGTGCTGGCCGGCGAGGGGCTCCGGGTGACGCGCCTGGCCCGTGGTCTCCCGATGGGAGGCGACCTGGAGTACGTCGATGGGGTGACCCTGGCGCACGCGCTCCTGGCCCGTCAGGACGTGGCGGGATGA
- the pgsA gene encoding CDP-diacylglycerol--glycerol-3-phosphate 3-phosphatidyltransferase — protein sequence MWNLPNIITLIRISMTPVVALLPFIEGYWPKFIAFLVFVTVALTDVLDGYLARSRNQITDLGKLLDPLADKLLLVASLIPIYWISRTRHDLYDIPVWGSIPLWVCLLMLGRELAMTVLRWWGKRRGIIIAAGGAGKLKAAFQSIFIGGIFLWFAFRDAGRPLGWEHTPFFAWWSRFHGGFVALTLLIAVALTVYSFLVYLYRYRALFSQRSE from the coding sequence ATGTGGAACCTGCCCAACATCATCACGCTCATCAGGATCTCGATGACGCCGGTGGTGGCGCTGCTCCCGTTCATCGAGGGGTACTGGCCGAAATTCATCGCCTTCCTGGTGTTCGTGACCGTCGCGCTGACGGACGTGCTCGACGGGTACCTCGCCCGGAGCCGGAACCAGATCACCGACCTTGGCAAACTGCTCGATCCCCTCGCCGACAAGCTCCTCCTCGTTGCCAGCCTCATCCCGATCTACTGGATCTCCCGCACCCGGCACGACCTCTACGACATTCCGGTCTGGGGCAGCATCCCCCTCTGGGTCTGCCTGCTCATGCTCGGACGCGAACTGGCGATGACCGTGCTGCGCTGGTGGGGGAAGCGCCGTGGCATCATCATCGCCGCCGGGGGCGCCGGCAAGCTGAAGGCCGCCTTCCAGAGCATCTTCATCGGCGGCATCTTTCTCTGGTTCGCCTTTCGTGACGCCGGGCGCCCGCTGGGGTGGGAGCACACCCCCTTCTTCGCGTGGTGGAGCCGGTTTCACGGCGGCTTCGTGGCCCTCACCCTCCTGATCGCGGTGGCCCTGACCGTCTATTCCTTCCTCGTCTACCTCTACCGGTATCGCGCGCTCTTCTCCCAGCGATCCGAGTAG
- a CDS encoding GTPase domain-containing protein: protein MSMINYASREINCKLVYYGPGLGGKTTNLEHVYNKVAPGAKGKMISLATETERTLFFDFLPVDLGTIRGFKTRFHLYTVPGQVYYNASRKLILKGVDGVVFVADSQIERMEANIEAMQNLYDNMAEHGYDLTKIPFIIQYNKRDLPNAASILDLQAALNPGWPVEEAARQRPLADPYHEGEFLVGRTQDGEWIERATYFEAVAVNGEGVFDTLKAVSKLVLKTLG, encoded by the coding sequence ATGTCGATGATCAACTACGCGTCCCGCGAAATCAACTGCAAGCTGGTCTACTATGGCCCCGGTCTCGGGGGCAAGACGACCAATTTGGAGCACGTCTACAACAAGGTCGCGCCGGGGGCCAAGGGGAAGATGATCTCCCTCGCCACCGAGACGGAGCGCACCCTCTTCTTCGACTTCCTCCCCGTCGACCTCGGAACCATCCGCGGCTTCAAGACGCGTTTCCACCTCTACACCGTGCCGGGCCAGGTGTACTACAACGCCTCGCGGAAGCTGATCCTCAAGGGCGTGGATGGCGTGGTGTTCGTGGCCGACAGCCAGATCGAGCGGATGGAGGCCAACATCGAGGCGATGCAGAACCTGTACGACAACATGGCCGAGCACGGCTATGACCTGACCAAGATTCCGTTCATCATCCAGTACAACAAGCGGGACCTGCCAAACGCCGCCTCCATTCTCGACCTGCAGGCCGCGCTGAATCCCGGCTGGCCGGTCGAGGAGGCCGCGCGCCAGCGCCCCCTCGCGGATCCCTACCACGAGGGCGAGTTCCTCGTCGGCCGGACCCAGGACGGAGAGTGGATCGAGCGCGCCACCTACTTCGAGGCGGTGGCCGTCAACGGCGAAGGGGTGTTCGACACCCTGAAGGCAGTCAGCAAGCTCGTGCTCAAGACCCTCGGCTAG
- a CDS encoding roadblock/LC7 domain-containing protein, with translation MSGASSWSLAEADHDRIVVMLNAFLRESNARTALLVDRTGQMVATAGEPPEFDPTTFASLAAADFSANDQLARLIGEPEFGSLFHQGETASMYLADIARRVILVVLFDTRTTLGLVKLRVRGTVGDLSQVFTEMFARDGGVAPRVEQDFLGDAEDEIDKLFGE, from the coding sequence ATGTCCGGTGCGTCCAGCTGGTCACTCGCCGAGGCGGATCACGACAGGATCGTGGTCATGCTGAACGCGTTCCTGCGCGAGTCGAACGCGCGGACGGCGCTGCTGGTGGACCGCACCGGCCAGATGGTGGCCACCGCGGGGGAGCCCCCCGAATTCGACCCCACGACCTTCGCGTCGCTGGCAGCCGCGGACTTCAGCGCCAACGACCAGCTCGCCCGCCTCATCGGCGAACCGGAATTCGGCAGCCTCTTCCACCAGGGAGAGACGGCCTCGATGTACCTCGCCGACATCGCGCGGCGGGTGATCCTCGTGGTGTTGTTCGACACCCGCACGACGCTCGGCCTGGTCAAGCTGCGGGTCCGCGGGACGGTGGGAGACCTCTCGCAGGTCTTCACGGAAATGTTCGCGCGGGACGGCGGCGTGGCGCCGCGGGTCGAGCAGGACTTCCTCGGCGATGCCGAGGACGAAATCGACAAACTCTTCGGCGAATAG
- a CDS encoding class II fructose-bisphosphate aldolase, whose translation MTDHVQQAIELFGGAVTQGPVGVRLSNAAALRGPATDALVRQAVFGDEPEREAARWLLWELGQATGARPASIHDLYLARGRGECAGFTVPAINVRMLAYDMARAVFRAALAGKAGAIILEIARSEIAYTAQRPDEYVAVIIGAALREGYTLPLFIQGDHCQVNAKKYAASPEGEVGEVKKLIAEEVAAGFYNIDVDTSTLVDLARPTLEEQQRDNFERCAEITAFIREREPEGITVSVGGEIGEVGHKNSTVEELHAFMRGCRTTLAHLGVGEGLSKISVQTGTSHGGVVLPDGSIAAVKLDLEALAALSRVAQQDYGMAGAVQHGASTLPSNAFGNFPRVEACEIHLATNFQNIIYDHPKFPAELRARMYAWVDANAQGDRGPKDSDEQFYYKARKKAIGPFKEECWSLPQAVRDAIAADLESTFRFLFEQLNVNGTDTLVDRFIHAPVQHHASLEKVSVSAEDDPDAGE comes from the coding sequence GTGACTGACCACGTGCAACAGGCTATTGAACTCTTTGGCGGCGCGGTGACCCAGGGGCCGGTCGGCGTCCGGCTGTCGAACGCCGCTGCGCTGCGCGGCCCGGCCACAGACGCCCTGGTGCGGCAGGCGGTCTTCGGTGATGAGCCGGAGCGCGAAGCGGCCCGATGGCTCCTCTGGGAGCTGGGGCAGGCCACCGGGGCCCGGCCGGCCTCCATCCACGACCTGTACCTGGCCCGGGGCCGTGGCGAGTGCGCCGGGTTCACCGTCCCGGCCATCAACGTGCGGATGCTGGCCTACGACATGGCACGGGCCGTCTTCCGGGCGGCGCTGGCGGGCAAGGCGGGGGCCATCATCCTCGAGATCGCCCGGAGCGAAATCGCCTACACCGCCCAGCGCCCGGACGAATATGTGGCGGTGATCATCGGCGCGGCGCTGCGCGAGGGCTACACCCTCCCGCTCTTCATCCAGGGCGACCACTGCCAGGTGAACGCGAAAAAGTATGCGGCCAGCCCCGAGGGCGAGGTGGGGGAAGTCAAGAAGCTCATCGCGGAGGAGGTGGCGGCCGGGTTCTACAACATCGACGTGGACACCTCCACGCTGGTGGACCTCGCGCGGCCCACGCTCGAGGAGCAGCAGCGCGACAATTTCGAGCGCTGCGCGGAGATCACGGCCTTTATCCGGGAGCGGGAGCCGGAGGGGATCACCGTCTCGGTGGGCGGCGAAATCGGCGAGGTGGGTCACAAGAACAGCACCGTGGAGGAGCTCCACGCCTTCATGCGCGGCTGTCGGACCACCCTGGCCCACCTCGGCGTCGGGGAAGGGCTGAGCAAGATCTCGGTCCAGACGGGGACGTCACACGGCGGGGTGGTCCTTCCCGACGGCAGCATCGCCGCCGTGAAGCTCGACCTCGAGGCGCTCGCCGCGCTGAGCCGGGTGGCTCAGCAGGACTACGGCATGGCGGGCGCGGTCCAGCACGGGGCCAGCACCCTGCCGAGCAACGCCTTCGGGAACTTCCCGCGGGTGGAGGCGTGTGAAATCCATCTCGCCACCAATTTCCAGAACATCATCTACGATCACCCGAAGTTTCCGGCCGAACTGCGCGCGCGGATGTACGCGTGGGTGGACGCGAACGCGCAGGGCGACCGGGGGCCGAAGGATTCGGACGAGCAGTTCTACTACAAGGCGCGCAAGAAGGCCATCGGGCCGTTCAAGGAGGAGTGCTGGTCGCTGCCCCAGGCGGTGCGCGATGCGATCGCCGCCGACCTGGAGAGCACGTTCCGGTTTCTCTTCGAGCAGTTGAACGTCAACGGCACCGACACCCTGGTGGACCGGTTCATTCATGCGCCGGTGCAGCATCATGCCTCGCTGGAGAAGGTGTCGGTCTCCGCCGAGGACGACCCCGACGCGGGAGAATGA
- a CDS encoding DUF4402 domain-containing protein, whose translation MNTASKLSLTVVALLALGATAAQAQTANITATATVQTALTVTNVQNLDFGAVFPGQGDQTVAPTDGTSGRFSLAGEPGAQINMTFTLPANLTGPGTPMTIGTWTGLQGNSATPVGAAFDPTASPVAATLDGTSGDWYVFLGATLTVPAVQTAGTYNGTITLDAVYTGN comes from the coding sequence ATGAACACCGCCTCCAAGCTGTCCCTCACCGTCGTGGCGCTCCTTGCCCTCGGGGCCACCGCGGCCCAGGCGCAGACCGCCAACATCACCGCGACCGCCACGGTCCAGACCGCCCTCACGGTCACGAACGTCCAGAACCTGGACTTCGGCGCCGTCTTTCCGGGCCAGGGCGACCAGACCGTCGCTCCGACGGATGGAACCTCCGGTCGGTTCTCCCTGGCGGGCGAGCCCGGTGCACAGATCAACATGACCTTCACCCTGCCCGCCAACCTGACCGGCCCTGGCACCCCGATGACTATCGGCACGTGGACTGGCCTGCAGGGCAACAGCGCGACGCCCGTCGGCGCGGCTTTCGATCCGACCGCTTCGCCCGTCGCCGCCACGCTCGACGGGACGTCCGGAGACTGGTACGTCTTCCTCGGCGCGACCCTGACGGTTCCTGCGGTCCAGACCGCCGGTACCTATAACGGGACGATCACGCTGGACGCAGTCTACACCGGTAACTAG
- a CDS encoding YbaB/EbfC family nucleoid-associated protein codes for MADIQQLFQLGQQVQGRLQQLQVELAGRTVEATAGAGLVRAMVDGQGRVRGIAIDPEAFEGRDAELLADLVMSAVAEAQRQAADMAQTEMRKVQPGPAGLGL; via the coding sequence ATGGCAGACATTCAGCAGCTCTTTCAGCTGGGCCAGCAGGTACAGGGCCGGCTGCAGCAACTTCAAGTTGAACTCGCCGGTCGCACCGTCGAGGCCACCGCGGGCGCGGGACTGGTTCGCGCAATGGTCGACGGCCAGGGACGGGTCCGTGGCATTGCGATCGATCCCGAGGCCTTCGAGGGCCGCGACGCCGAACTCCTCGCCGACCTGGTGATGAGCGCCGTCGCCGAGGCGCAGCGGCAGGCCGCCGACATGGCGCAGACGGAAATGCGGAAGGTGCAGCCCGGTCCGGCGGGGCTGGGGCTCTAG
- a CDS encoding glucose-6-phosphate isomerase, with the protein MKLHYGRVIQDRLDGEHGLPRRRLDELCRRFAAIQAEVRERQAAGEYGFYGLARQAKTVRQIAAFAEGLGQAYDHVLVLGIGGSALGARALLSALRPPAWNELDDEGREFFPRLTLLDNVDPTSVGAALRRIDPRRVLVNVISKSGGTAETLAQYLVVRKWLDDALGGAASRHLVFTTDPEKGALRALAASEGIATLEVPPDVGGRFSVLSPVGLLPAALVGIDIAALVQGAARAVAKAEATELIENPAALYAGLHWAADTQVGARVHVLMPYSDRLRDVAEWFRQLWAESLGKRLDREGQVVHTGPTPVASVGATDQHSQVQLYMEGPFDKLITFVTVSDPGEDVLIPELDGMPEEVACLGGQTLGGLLRAEYEATSAALAQMGRMNCTVALPNLSPESVGELLMFFQLATGYAGCWYGVNPFDQPGVELGKRLTFGALGRVGFEPPAAPVDPDADTA; encoded by the coding sequence ATGAAGCTGCACTACGGCAGGGTCATCCAGGATCGCCTCGACGGCGAGCACGGCCTGCCACGGCGTCGATTGGACGAACTTTGCCGCCGGTTCGCCGCCATCCAGGCCGAGGTGCGGGAGCGGCAGGCGGCCGGAGAATACGGCTTCTACGGCCTGGCCAGGCAGGCGAAGACCGTCCGCCAGATCGCGGCGTTCGCCGAGGGGCTCGGGCAGGCTTACGACCATGTGCTGGTGCTCGGCATCGGCGGCTCCGCCCTCGGCGCGCGGGCCCTGCTCTCGGCGCTGCGCCCCCCCGCGTGGAATGAACTCGACGACGAGGGGCGCGAGTTCTTCCCCCGGCTGACGCTGCTGGACAACGTGGATCCCACCTCGGTGGGCGCGGCGCTCCGGCGCATCGACCCGCGGCGCGTCCTGGTCAACGTGATCAGCAAGTCGGGAGGGACCGCCGAGACGCTGGCGCAGTATCTCGTGGTCCGGAAATGGCTCGACGACGCGCTCGGTGGGGCTGCCAGCCGGCACCTGGTGTTCACCACCGACCCCGAGAAGGGTGCCCTCCGGGCGCTGGCCGCCAGTGAGGGGATTGCCACGCTCGAGGTCCCGCCCGATGTCGGCGGCCGCTTCAGCGTGCTCTCGCCGGTCGGGCTGCTGCCGGCGGCGCTGGTGGGCATCGACATCGCCGCCCTCGTGCAGGGGGCCGCGCGTGCCGTCGCCAAAGCCGAGGCGACGGAGCTCATCGAGAACCCGGCCGCGCTGTATGCGGGGCTGCACTGGGCGGCGGATACGCAGGTCGGTGCCCGGGTGCACGTGCTGATGCCCTACAGCGACCGGCTGCGCGACGTGGCGGAGTGGTTTCGCCAGCTCTGGGCGGAGAGCCTGGGCAAGCGGCTGGACCGGGAGGGGCAGGTGGTCCATACCGGTCCTACCCCGGTCGCCTCCGTCGGAGCCACGGACCAGCACTCGCAGGTGCAGCTGTACATGGAAGGGCCCTTCGACAAGCTGATCACCTTCGTCACCGTCTCGGATCCCGGTGAGGATGTGCTGATTCCCGAACTGGATGGGATGCCGGAGGAGGTCGCCTGCCTCGGCGGGCAGACGCTGGGGGGCTTGCTGCGGGCCGAGTACGAGGCCACCTCCGCGGCGCTTGCGCAGATGGGCCGAATGAACTGCACGGTCGCGCTCCCCAATCTTTCGCCGGAGTCGGTGGGGGAACTGCTGATGTTCTTCCAGCTGGCCACCGGGTACGCCGGATGCTGGTACGGGGTCAATCCCTTCGACCAGCCCGGTGTGGAGCTCGGCAAGCGCCTCACGTTCGGGGCGCTCGGCCGGGTCGGCTTCGAGCCGCCGGCGGCTCCAGTGGATCCCGACGCGGACACGGCCTGA